A stretch of the Poseidonibacter parvus genome encodes the following:
- a CDS encoding 3-isopropylmalate dehydratase small subunit, translated as MNKITGKVWNFGANIDTDVIIAARYLNSSDPEHLAKYVMEDADPEFPNKLQRGDIIVAGENFGCGSSREHAPIALKAAGVAAVVAPSFARIFYRNAFNMGLPIFELPESLEIKEGEKISINLDNGVITNETNNKEYKFTPIPPFMQELIASGGLINYAIEEMAEGK; from the coding sequence ATGAATAAAATTACTGGAAAAGTATGGAATTTTGGAGCTAACATCGATACTGATGTTATTATTGCTGCTAGATATTTAAATAGTTCAGATCCAGAACATTTAGCAAAATATGTAATGGAAGATGCAGACCCTGAATTTCCTAATAAGTTACAAAGAGGTGATATTATAGTTGCTGGTGAAAACTTTGGATGTGGTTCAAGTAGAGAACACGCTCCTATTGCTTTAAAAGCTGCTGGTGTTGCTGCTGTTGTTGCACCATCTTTTGCAAGAATCTTTTATAGAAATGCATTTAATATGGGATTACCTATTTTTGAACTTCCAGAATCTTTAGAAATTAAAGAGGGTGAAAAGATTAGTATTAATTTAGACAATGGTGTTATTACTAATGAAACAAATAATAAAGAATATAAATTCACTCCAATTCCTCCATTCATGCAAGAATTAATTGCAAGTGGTGGATTAATTAATTATGCAATTGAAGAAATGGCAGAAGGAAAATAA
- the leuB gene encoding 3-isopropylmalate dehydrogenase: protein MKKYNISVIKGDGIGPEIVDEAIKVLDAVSGACDFTLDYEEYLMGGIAIDETGVPLPPETVPGVLASDACLFGSIGGEKWDDLPRELRPETGLLKLREELGVYANLRPAIVYDELVNASTLKPEVIQGCDIMVVRELIGGIYFGQPRANDGQKAYNTMVYTKDEIIRIGKQAFEFAMKRDKRVCSVDKANVLEVSQLWRDTMNELSKDYPAVELTHMYVDNAAMQLVRNPKQFDVIVTGNIFGDILSDTASMVVGSIGLLPSASSGDKTAVYEPIHGSAPDIAGQGIANPIATIESAAMMLRYSLGEEKAADMITNAIKNVLKDGYRTKDLAEFDAKEVLTTTEMGDVIANYINK, encoded by the coding sequence ATGAAAAAGTATAATATATCTGTAATTAAAGGTGATGGAATTGGTCCTGAGATTGTTGATGAAGCAATTAAAGTTCTTGATGCAGTTTCAGGTGCTTGTGATTTTACATTAGATTATGAAGAATATTTAATGGGTGGAATTGCAATTGATGAAACAGGTGTTCCTTTACCTCCTGAAACTGTTCCTGGTGTATTAGCATCAGATGCTTGTTTATTTGGTTCAATTGGTGGTGAGAAATGGGATGATTTACCAAGAGAGTTAAGACCTGAAACTGGACTTTTAAAATTAAGAGAAGAGTTAGGTGTTTATGCAAACTTAAGACCTGCAATTGTTTATGACGAATTAGTAAATGCATCAACTTTAAAGCCTGAAGTAATTCAAGGTTGTGATATCATGGTTGTTAGAGAGCTTATTGGTGGTATATATTTTGGTCAACCAAGAGCAAATGATGGGCAAAAAGCATACAATACAATGGTATATACAAAAGATGAAATTATCAGAATTGGTAAACAAGCTTTTGAATTTGCTATGAAAAGAGATAAAAGAGTTTGTTCTGTTGATAAAGCTAATGTTTTAGAAGTTTCTCAATTATGGAGAGATACAATGAATGAATTATCAAAAGATTATCCTGCTGTTGAATTAACTCATATGTATGTTGATAATGCTGCTATGCAACTTGTAAGAAATCCAAAACAATTTGATGTTATTGTAACTGGAAATATCTTTGGTGATATTTTATCTGATACAGCTTCAATGGTTGTTGGATCAATTGGATTATTACCATCTGCTTCATCTGGAGATAAAACAGCTGTTTATGAACCAATTCATGGTTCAGCTCCTGATATTGCAGGACAAGGAATTGCAAATCCAATTGCTACAATTGAATCTGCTGCTATGATGCTTAGATACTCTCTTGGAGAAGAAAAAGCTGCAGATATGATTACAAATGCAATTAAAAATGTAT